The Flammeovirga agarivorans genome has a window encoding:
- a CDS encoding transglutaminase-like domain-containing protein, protein MEQKLDLNPTFNHLLVASKILDFKAESLETLTEERGWRNLSDMEKIKEIYNFVKDEIAFGYNSSDDISASQVLKDGYGQCNTKANLFMALLRGVGIPNRIHGFTIHKALQKGAITGIWYKMSPAFILHSWVEVLFQNEWYNLEGLILDQKYLNALQNKFQDCKETFCGYGAYTDQFQSPQIEWNMNDTYIQKKGIHHDFGLYNTPDEFYKSHQQELGVIKRWIYRYFIRHLMNNNVDKIRKG, encoded by the coding sequence ATGGAACAAAAATTAGATCTAAATCCTACGTTCAATCATCTTCTAGTCGCTTCTAAAATATTAGATTTTAAGGCTGAATCATTGGAAACACTCACCGAAGAAAGAGGTTGGAGAAACCTATCTGATATGGAAAAAATCAAGGAAATATACAATTTCGTTAAAGATGAAATTGCTTTTGGTTATAACTCTAGCGATGATATCAGTGCTTCTCAAGTATTAAAAGATGGGTATGGGCAATGCAATACCAAAGCTAATCTTTTTATGGCTCTGCTGAGAGGTGTAGGTATTCCGAATAGAATTCATGGATTTACGATTCATAAAGCTTTACAGAAAGGGGCCATTACTGGAATATGGTACAAAATGTCGCCAGCTTTTATATTACATAGCTGGGTTGAAGTACTCTTCCAAAATGAATGGTATAATCTAGAAGGACTTATTCTAGACCAAAAGTACCTCAACGCATTACAAAATAAATTTCAGGATTGCAAAGAGACCTTTTGTGGCTATGGTGCTTACACTGATCAATTTCAATCTCCGCAAATTGAATGGAACATGAATGACACCTACATTCAGAAAAAAGGAATTCACCATGACTTTGGTTTATATAATACCCCTGATGAATTTTATAAATCACATCAACAAGAACTTGGGGTCATAAAAAGATGGATATACAGATATTTCATTAGACACCTAATGAATAATAATGTCGATAAAATAAGAAAGGGCTAG
- a CDS encoding S1 family peptidase, translated as MNKKTLLFSLLFATIIISCNNDEVETSNDSDEVSTFGIRHDKDLSDYENVAKSNDTSLPNFDAVVNFSYSLDGSSNEDYTASGTLIDTEWVLTAGHNFYDANEQSSPAPLEGIKVKIGNDPNNPDAVYSVTEMILHPTWLAGNQEYSHANDLCLIKLSSPVQNITPVLLFDDGTESLESTVWFCGFGDYSEQAGQDKNSDSKKHAMSNTLDRKVDGFQTSLNGTTYTGGILAFDFDNPNGTINSLGDDHIGGFEDQLGTGASSASALDYEGATVKGDSGGPLFVKDNGVWKLAGVLAGGVTNPIPNHTDGDYGDISIFIRVSSSYDWILSNME; from the coding sequence ATGAATAAAAAAACACTCCTATTTTCTTTATTGTTTGCTACTATTATTATTTCCTGTAATAATGATGAAGTCGAAACCTCAAATGATAGTGATGAAGTTTCAACCTTTGGAATACGACATGATAAAGATTTATCAGATTATGAAAATGTAGCTAAAAGCAATGATACCAGTTTACCAAATTTTGATGCCGTTGTTAATTTCAGTTATAGCTTAGACGGAAGCAGTAACGAAGATTATACCGCTTCAGGAACATTGATTGATACAGAATGGGTATTAACAGCAGGACATAATTTTTATGATGCAAATGAGCAGAGTTCTCCCGCTCCCCTAGAAGGCATTAAGGTTAAAATAGGGAATGATCCGAATAACCCCGATGCAGTTTATTCAGTAACAGAAATGATTCTGCATCCTACATGGTTAGCAGGAAACCAAGAATACAGTCATGCTAATGACTTATGCCTGATAAAACTCTCCTCACCCGTTCAAAATATCACTCCTGTACTCCTCTTTGATGATGGTACCGAAAGCTTAGAAAGTACAGTTTGGTTCTGTGGCTTTGGTGATTACTCTGAACAAGCAGGCCAAGATAAAAACTCGGACTCCAAGAAACATGCAATGAGTAATACATTAGACCGCAAAGTCGATGGATTTCAGACTTCATTAAACGGTACTACCTACACTGGAGGTATTTTAGCTTTTGACTTCGACAACCCCAATGGTACTATCAACTCCTTAGGTGATGATCATATTGGAGGTTTTGAAGACCAACTTGGAACAGGAGCTAGTAGTGCATCCGCCTTAGATTATGAGGGAGCTACTGTTAAAGGGGATAGTGGAGGACCTTTATTTGTCAAAGACAATGGCGTATGGAAACTTGCTGGCGTTTTAGCGGGTGGTGTCACTAACCCTATTCCCAACCACACCGACGGTGATTATGGAGACATCAGTATATTTATAAGAGTTTCTTCTTCATACGACTGGATATTATCGAATATGGAGTAA
- a CDS encoding class I SAM-dependent methyltransferase — protein sequence MERKLTEEELKELEAQLSCPEGDNGIEVGNLMNESNIPMTKSSIRELDIQDENTVLELGHGNCGHLNLIIDAAEDVYYFGLEVSKTMWIEAQRINITKQAEFRLYDGKYIPFPENHFDRVLSVNSIYFWEEPLAVLESIENSLKVGGQFILTFAHRSFMKKLPFVGDKFTLYEVKDIQELIKPLNLVITEVTKESDEVKNKSGEKVLRTYSIVKMVKM from the coding sequence ATGGAAAGAAAATTAACAGAAGAAGAACTAAAAGAATTAGAAGCCCAACTCAGTTGTCCAGAAGGTGACAATGGTATTGAAGTGGGTAACTTGATGAACGAATCGAATATTCCAATGACTAAAAGTTCGATCCGCGAACTTGACATACAAGATGAAAATACTGTTTTAGAATTAGGTCATGGTAACTGTGGGCATCTTAATTTAATTATTGATGCCGCTGAGGATGTTTATTACTTTGGTTTGGAAGTATCAAAAACCATGTGGATTGAGGCCCAAAGGATAAATATCACCAAACAAGCAGAGTTTAGACTTTACGATGGGAAGTATATACCATTTCCAGAAAATCATTTTGATAGAGTATTAAGTGTTAACTCCATCTATTTCTGGGAAGAACCCTTAGCTGTTTTAGAAAGTATAGAAAATAGCTTAAAAGTGGGTGGACAATTTATCTTAACTTTTGCACATCGATCTTTCATGAAAAAATTACCTTTTGTAGGAGATAAGTTTACACTCTATGAAGTGAAAGACATTCAAGAACTAATTAAGCCTTTAAACTTAGTCATTACCGAAGTAACGAAAGAATCGGATGAGGTAAAAAATAAAAGTGGAGAAAAAGTATTACGAACATACTCTATTGTGAAAATGGTCAAAATGTAA
- a CDS encoding helix-turn-helix domain-containing protein, with the protein MEFKEKAIKYKDRIVFMKLSMPSFDRTLKQFVEDEACFMFVNRGAVAVRSPEEYLTLNKDQAMIAKCLNYFFEPVKDQSKCTDGIESVGIFLYPSLIKDLFEFDVSSSQHKVDYNIKQVQVDLLLDNFRQSIDILLENPDLADEGIIKTKLKEFIQLIYKSQNAPSELDFLSALFQPNDIDFKKVIQQNLYANLSLDELALLTHLSISSFKRKFKEVFNESPKKYINRKKVERAAELLKSTKERISDIAYDVGFDSLATFNRNFTAELGQSPSEFRMN; encoded by the coding sequence ATGGAATTCAAAGAAAAGGCAATTAAATACAAAGATCGTATTGTTTTTATGAAGCTTTCTATGCCTTCTTTCGATCGTACATTAAAGCAATTTGTAGAAGACGAAGCCTGCTTTATGTTTGTCAATAGAGGAGCTGTTGCTGTTCGCTCACCTGAGGAATACCTGACTTTAAATAAAGATCAGGCTATGATTGCAAAATGTCTTAATTACTTTTTTGAACCTGTCAAAGATCAGTCGAAGTGTACAGACGGTATCGAATCTGTAGGCATTTTTCTATACCCTTCCCTAATTAAAGATCTTTTTGAATTTGATGTATCCTCTTCTCAACATAAAGTAGATTACAATATTAAACAAGTTCAAGTTGATTTGCTATTAGACAACTTCAGACAGAGTATAGACATCCTATTAGAGAACCCTGATTTAGCAGACGAAGGGATCATAAAAACTAAACTAAAAGAGTTTATCCAATTAATATATAAATCACAAAATGCTCCTTCTGAATTAGACTTTCTATCTGCTCTTTTTCAACCCAACGATATTGATTTTAAGAAGGTCATTCAACAAAACCTCTACGCCAATCTTTCCCTTGATGAATTGGCTTTATTAACCCACTTGAGTATTTCCTCTTTCAAAAGAAAATTTAAGGAAGTATTTAACGAAAGCCCTAAGAAATATATCAATAGAAAAAAAGTAGAAAGGGCGGCTGAACTACTGAAGTCTACAAAAGAGAGAATTTCTGATATTGCGTATGATGTTGGGTTTGATTCTTTAGCTACGTTTAATAGAAACTTTACTGCAGAACTAGGGCAATCTCCATCAGAATTTCGAATGAACTAA